A single genomic interval of Flexibacter flexilis DSM 6793 harbors:
- a CDS encoding DUF4365 domain-containing protein, producing the protein MSKINSETRITDNKGTAAFHTYCSHHKPSISWRAVSNDDIGIDGEVELYNENGEPLAEIIKIQLKSTEKDKGYIKNENPNNKTFTFYAEKDHVEYWQNLPNDVLLVVFDNRNDANRLYAKKIENIDIKNTGTKSIPIQFNQESDLLDVSKNDFLGKFSRTLNKENPKIKSIPTGEEKLISNLLKISFPTNRIYIAPINYDREEIIKSSWQTDRYLKKTATAREVALNALSQQGLKFSSDWTVFNKQVITFHDLNDKNLPLSRIVDTSVIESFSPEEFYSISDDHKSVFKAFLRFCLQQILYKLKFEWDREDKIFKYRVPFTIDKSFEHKEKWKGDKEAKRTVFKSQYWEKGKVYYCTHFAFSVDIVDFDNQYFLCLNPTWLVTINGNRKSKIGYKKVSQLKKLERNKSVYNHLRFISYKLTYVDLFTKNYPFIQFEDLLKLEIDKVIDEDTWLKVASDEEKNILKDREEPNDIKDEY; encoded by the coding sequence ATGTCAAAAATAAATTCTGAAACAAGAATTACTGATAATAAGGGAACAGCAGCTTTTCATACCTATTGCTCACATCACAAACCATCAATAAGTTGGCGTGCTGTGTCTAATGATGACATTGGGATTGACGGAGAAGTGGAGCTATATAATGAAAACGGAGAACCTTTAGCCGAAATAATCAAAATTCAACTTAAATCAACTGAAAAAGATAAGGGATATATAAAAAACGAGAACCCAAATAATAAAACTTTTACTTTTTATGCGGAAAAAGACCACGTAGAATATTGGCAAAATTTGCCTAATGATGTTTTATTAGTGGTTTTTGATAATAGAAATGATGCCAATAGACTGTATGCCAAAAAAATTGAAAACATTGACATAAAAAATACAGGTACTAAATCTATTCCTATTCAATTTAATCAAGAAAGCGATTTACTTGATGTTAGCAAAAATGATTTTTTAGGCAAATTTTCACGTACTTTAAATAAAGAAAATCCTAAAATCAAATCAATTCCAACAGGAGAAGAAAAACTGATTTCTAATTTACTTAAAATATCATTTCCCACCAATAGAATTTATATAGCACCTATCAATTATGATAGAGAGGAAATAATAAAAAGTTCTTGGCAAACAGATAGGTATTTAAAGAAAACAGCAACAGCAAGAGAAGTTGCTCTAAATGCACTATCTCAACAAGGATTAAAATTTAGTTCTGATTGGACTGTTTTTAATAAACAGGTTATTACTTTTCATGATTTAAACGACAAAAATTTACCACTTTCAAGGATTGTAGATACTTCTGTTATAGAGAGCTTTAGCCCCGAAGAATTTTATTCAATTAGTGATGATCATAAAAGCGTATTTAAGGCATTTTTACGCTTTTGTTTGCAACAAATTCTATATAAACTTAAATTTGAGTGGGATAGAGAAGATAAGATTTTTAAGTATAGAGTTCCTTTTACAATTGACAAAAGTTTTGAGCATAAAGAAAAATGGAAAGGCGATAAAGAAGCGAAAAGAACAGTTTTTAAGTCTCAATATTGGGAAAAAGGTAAAGTATATTACTGCACTCACTTTGCTTTTAGTGTAGATATTGTTGATTTTGACAATCAATATTTTTTATGCCTGAACCCTACTTGGTTAGTAACTATCAATGGAAATCGTAAAAGTAAAATTGGCTACAAAAAGGTTTCACAATTAAAAAAATTGGAACGAAACAAATCTGTTTATAACCATTTGAGATTCATTTCATATAAATTAACGTATGTAGATTTATTTACAAAAAATTACCCATTTATTCAATTTGAAGATTTACTAAAATTGGAAATAGATAAGGTAATAGACGAAGATACTTGGCTTAAAGTAGCGTCAGATGAGGAAAAGAATATTTTAAAAGACAGGGAAGAGCCTAACGATATTAAAGATGAATATTAA
- a CDS encoding argonaute/piwi family protein, with protein sequence MNINFINEPLLEFANDKHICPRFGITNFQAYDNQSSLFSTKPKEIILGVIGTQQNFEQFERWISLCSDFIPEKKSHQPNLFPSFCGFNEYLGFNAKMVCNTNYFRQINDTDINKAIKEVQKFKNFDEVKKRIANTYLTHIEFLSDNKNPDVIVCILPDNLYNKVLKFEKDESADIEEKLQNETEIEDIALNFRSFLKANSMKFRVPLQLVRESSLSIEQAGEKSSLQDLATRAWNFCTALYYKAGGIPWKAQVKGNDNLTCFVGISFYRSLDKTTLQTSLAQVFDEQGKGVILRGSPVAIDKKDRQPHLSEEQAYELLKNAIKGYKDAEGTYPKRVVVHKSSKYTEQEKEGFIKAVEEEEISTFDFVTIFESDIRLFRIGNYPPLRGTCLELTETQYLLYSKSSVDYYQTYAGMYVPQPIEIRISELNSSPLQICEEVLALTKMNWNKTQFDGKIPITIDCSRSVGKIMKYVKENEMPSKKYGFYM encoded by the coding sequence ATGAATATTAACTTCATTAACGAGCCATTGCTGGAATTTGCAAATGACAAACACATTTGCCCACGTTTTGGTATTACCAATTTTCAGGCCTACGACAATCAAAGTTCGTTATTTTCTACCAAACCCAAAGAAATTATTTTGGGTGTAATAGGTACGCAACAAAATTTCGAACAATTTGAACGATGGATTTCTCTTTGTTCAGACTTTATACCTGAAAAAAAAAGTCATCAACCTAATTTATTTCCTTCGTTTTGTGGTTTCAATGAGTATTTAGGTTTTAATGCAAAAATGGTTTGTAATACAAATTACTTTCGCCAAATCAACGATACTGATATAAATAAAGCCATTAAAGAAGTTCAAAAGTTTAAAAACTTTGACGAGGTAAAGAAAAGAATCGCCAATACCTATTTAACTCATATTGAATTTTTGTCGGACAATAAAAATCCTGATGTTATTGTTTGTATCTTACCTGACAATCTATATAATAAAGTATTGAAATTTGAAAAGGACGAGAGTGCCGATATTGAAGAAAAACTACAAAATGAAACTGAAATTGAAGACATTGCATTGAATTTTAGAAGTTTTTTGAAAGCAAACTCTATGAAATTCAGAGTCCCTTTACAACTTGTAAGGGAAAGTTCTTTATCTATTGAACAAGCAGGCGAAAAAAGTAGCTTGCAGGATTTGGCAACAAGGGCATGGAATTTTTGTACTGCACTTTACTATAAAGCAGGAGGTATTCCTTGGAAAGCGCAAGTAAAAGGAAATGACAATCTTACTTGTTTTGTAGGAATTAGTTTTTATCGTAGTCTTGACAAAACAACATTACAAACAAGTCTTGCACAAGTTTTTGACGAGCAAGGTAAAGGTGTTATTTTACGTGGCAGTCCTGTTGCAATTGACAAAAAAGATAGACAACCACATTTATCAGAAGAACAAGCATACGAACTTTTGAAAAATGCAATCAAAGGTTACAAAGATGCAGAGGGAACATACCCCAAAAGGGTTGTTGTTCATAAAAGTTCAAAATATACAGAACAAGAAAAAGAGGGTTTCATCAAAGCAGTAGAGGAAGAAGAAATATCTACTTTTGATTTTGTCACTATTTTCGAAAGCGATATTAGACTTTTTAGGATTGGTAATTATCCACCCTTGCGAGGTACTTGTTTGGAACTTACAGAAACTCAATATTTGCTTTATTCTAAAAGCTCTGTTGATTATTACCAAACTTATGCAGGAATGTATGTTCCCCAGCCCATAGAAATAAGAATTTCAGAGTTAAATTCCTCTCCCCTGCAAATTTGTGAGGAAGTATTAGCACTTACCAAGATGAATTGGAATAAAACTCAATTTGACGGCAAAATACCAATTACGATTGACTGTTCAAGAAGTGTAGGTAAAATTATGAAATATGTAAAGGAAAACGAAATGCCAAGTAAAAAATATGGTTTTTATATGTAA